The following coding sequences are from one Gimesia chilikensis window:
- a CDS encoding M48 family metalloprotease codes for MRISSILAVILGNFLFGCGNAAPEDEDNKVSTTKAEVSVDQKTSGDAISSEPTHASQEISKPVPIVTYPAYVTAYDIQTPEDEFYYHHLKFLCEGSNFTDWPLVKSLVGLGQDFIDAPQWASIATEAIYTSNQPRAKPITDMVNECAEILGIDAPEIYIKGDNEPNAYVAGLSAPHHLVLTSGLLDLYEESPEELRFIIGHELGHLKAQHIRTHFVGRMFVQSIIGDEAAKVSFADDFIASLSVHTLLHWYRESEYSADRAGLLCIGGNLKVAKQALLRLTHQTKPSNKLLDPLHPEFDTDLVLEKQMRIRDQPFVKVFYYLRQFRHSHPFIPERCAALQTWSLSAEYQTIMERKSKPYSKNNLTITSLEINNIPLTDTYVPGVDSGETDPFVRITYAGESVTTGYIVDTKEATWDSLSKTDPFQDGANIIIELFDYNSVLSNKLVGACLIPIKSVSPGEHEVVTDLRLDIQKRSTVVELPKVKIKYNLASK; via the coding sequence ATGCGTATCAGCTCGATTCTTGCAGTCATCCTTGGTAATTTTCTCTTCGGTTGTGGTAATGCTGCACCTGAAGATGAAGACAATAAAGTATCAACCACTAAAGCTGAGGTATCAGTTGATCAAAAAACAAGTGGTGATGCTATATCTTCAGAACCTACGCATGCTTCACAAGAGATATCCAAACCCGTTCCTATTGTTACATACCCTGCTTATGTCACCGCATATGACATTCAAACGCCAGAAGATGAATTTTATTATCATCATCTAAAATTTCTCTGTGAAGGGTCTAACTTTACTGACTGGCCACTGGTCAAGTCATTAGTTGGCTTAGGGCAAGACTTCATTGATGCACCACAATGGGCCAGCATTGCTACAGAAGCCATATACACCTCAAATCAACCACGTGCAAAACCAATAACTGATATGGTTAATGAATGTGCTGAGATTCTCGGAATTGATGCCCCCGAAATATATATCAAAGGAGATAATGAACCAAATGCATATGTAGCAGGATTAAGTGCTCCCCACCATCTAGTTTTAACCTCAGGACTTCTTGACCTTTATGAAGAATCACCTGAAGAGCTTAGGTTCATTATCGGACATGAGCTAGGACATTTGAAAGCACAACATATTCGTACTCATTTTGTTGGCCGTATGTTCGTGCAATCAATAATTGGAGATGAAGCAGCAAAAGTATCCTTTGCTGATGATTTTATAGCCTCCCTCTCTGTTCACACTTTGTTGCATTGGTATCGTGAGTCGGAATACTCAGCAGACAGAGCTGGTCTTCTCTGTATTGGTGGTAATTTAAAAGTTGCCAAACAAGCATTGCTGCGACTAACTCATCAAACCAAACCTTCGAACAAGTTACTTGATCCTTTACATCCCGAATTTGATACAGATCTCGTTCTTGAAAAGCAGATGAGAATACGAGACCAACCATTTGTAAAAGTTTTTTACTATCTTAGACAGTTCCGTCATTCCCATCCTTTTATTCCAGAAAGATGTGCTGCTTTACAAACTTGGTCTTTATCCGCTGAATATCAAACAATTATGGAACGCAAGAGTAAACCATATTCTAAAAACAATCTGACGATTACTTCTCTCGAAATAAATAATATTCCCCTGACTGACACATACGTTCCCGGTGTTGATAGTGGCGAAACAGATCCATTCGTAAGAATTACTTATGCTGGCGAAAGCGTGACCACAGGATATATTGTGGATACGAAAGAAGCCACTTGGGACTCTTTATCTAAAACAGACCCTTTCCAAGATGGAGCAAACATTATCATTGAATTGTTTGACTATAACTCAGTGCTATCTAATAAACTTGTCGGGGCATGCCTTATTCCAATCAAAAGTGTGTCACCCGGTGAACATGAAGTAGTTACAGACTTACGGCTCGATATCCAAAAGAGATCAACAGTAGTCGAATTGCCAAAAGTGAAGATTAAATATAACTTGGCAAGTAAATAG
- a CDS encoding cold-shock protein → MAEGTIKRLTDKGYGFIDTGSGKDLFFHSSNVEGVSYDDLYEGQRVSFTEGRGQKGPMAENVKPV, encoded by the coding sequence ATGGCAGAAGGTACAATTAAGAGACTGACGGACAAAGGTTATGGCTTTATCGACACGGGGAGCGGCAAGGACTTATTCTTCCACTCGTCGAACGTCGAAGGGGTAAGCTACGATGATCTCTATGAAGGACAACGAGTTTCGTTCACCGAAGGACGTGGGCAGAAGGGGCCGATGGCGGAGAACGTTAAGCCGGTCTAA
- a CDS encoding GIY-YIG nuclease family protein, translated as MIFRLSQKLNQKIKTGTLDVLPLHQNPFADWSCHIFPANRRQYILLSNTKSLYSCVMDAKGITNQKIFVESALNGIRDFTADDSHQWAFRKFIAPETETVQFAKSLNRSVTSSMNQLVECAQILLIEDQVPPHEVGFKLNDFLLSSIAETKSDGYGRPEDAFRRMVESRKIEVAELAHREGEVVEYATTWFVYILRCVDGSFYTGITTDLNRRCEQHNAGTASRYTRSRLPVSMVYHEIQANRSLALKRELEIKAMSRKAKEELIKSVM; from the coding sequence ATGATCTTTCGTCTCTCCCAAAAGCTCAATCAGAAAATCAAAACTGGCACACTAGATGTCCTGCCTTTACATCAGAATCCATTTGCTGACTGGTCCTGCCACATTTTCCCAGCCAATCGTCGTCAGTACATTTTACTGAGTAATACTAAGTCACTTTATTCGTGCGTGATGGATGCCAAGGGGATCACAAATCAGAAGATATTTGTCGAAAGTGCCTTGAACGGCATTCGGGATTTCACCGCCGATGATTCTCATCAATGGGCGTTCAGGAAATTTATTGCTCCTGAAACTGAAACGGTTCAATTTGCGAAATCCTTGAATCGTTCTGTGACAAGCTCGATGAATCAACTGGTGGAATGTGCTCAGATCTTGCTGATAGAAGATCAGGTGCCACCACACGAAGTGGGCTTTAAGCTGAATGACTTTTTGCTGTCATCAATTGCTGAGACAAAGTCTGATGGATATGGCAGACCAGAAGATGCGTTTCGGAGGATGGTGGAATCGAGGAAAATAGAAGTAGCTGAATTAGCTCATAGAGAAGGCGAAGTGGTAGAATATGCTACAACATGGTTTGTTTACATTCTCAGATGTGTTGATGGATCATTTTATACTGGCATTACGACTGATTTGAACCGAAGGTGTGAGCAGCACAATGCAGGTACTGCTTCTCGCTATACCCGCAGTCGTCTCCCAGTCAGCATGGTGTACCATGAAATTCAAGCCAACCGAAGTTTAGCTTTAAAACGAGAGCTGGAAATTAAGGCGATGTCACGCAAGGCAAAAGAAGAGCTGATTAAGTCTGTGATGTGA
- a CDS encoding leucine-rich repeat domain-containing protein, with product MKIINTFILLLFCSGCGNTNEPATSTETVTNTDSSIKSESAPKPESDIDSENKVIEAIMALGAEFDLNDTGNVIQVEFSFSNISDSGLVNLKDLTSLTTLSLRNTNISDAGLVHLKELKNLTTLNLNFTNISDEGLVHLKSLTNLTKLNLVHTHISDAGLIHLKGLTNLTTLNLFGTKVSDAGLIYLRGLTNLNTLDIGDTKVADEGLVNLKNMTSLTTLKLEGTKVSDKGLMHLEELTSLTTLDLGGTDISDAGLEHLKSLTGLTELHLGLTRVTDAGLVHLKGLNNLTEIELYDIKVSDAGLMHLKGLTNLTALDLRETNITDAGLVHLKGLTNLTLLYLADTNIADAGLVHLKELTNLETLTLADTNISDAGLVHLKSLTGLTELYLGLTRVTDAGLVHLKELTNLTILHLAATNIADAGLVHLKELTNLETLNLVNTDISDAGLVHFKGLTHLINLWLSGTKVTKEGVMKLKAAIPNCRISH from the coding sequence ATGAAGATTATCAACACGTTCATTTTGCTTCTGTTCTGTAGCGGGTGTGGAAACACGAACGAACCTGCTACCAGTACGGAAACTGTCACCAACACGGACTCTTCTATCAAATCAGAATCTGCCCCCAAGCCAGAGTCTGATATCGATTCTGAAAATAAGGTAATCGAAGCGATCATGGCACTTGGAGCGGAATTCGACCTGAATGACACGGGCAATGTCATTCAGGTCGAATTTTCTTTCAGCAACATCAGTGACTCAGGACTTGTAAATCTTAAAGATCTAACCAGTCTGACCACTTTGAGTCTTAGAAACACCAACATCAGTGATGCAGGACTTGTGCATCTTAAAGAGCTGAAGAATCTGACGACATTGAACCTTAACTTCACCAACATCAGTGACGAAGGTCTTGTGCATCTCAAAAGCCTGACCAACCTGACCAAATTAAACCTTGTACACACCCACATCAGTGACGCAGGACTTATACATCTGAAAGGCCTGACTAATCTGACCACATTAAACCTTTTTGGCACTAAAGTCAGTGACGCAGGACTAATTTATCTTAGGGGGCTGACCAACCTAAACACATTAGACATTGGGGACACTAAAGTCGCTGACGAAGGACTTGTAAATCTTAAAAATATGACCAGCCTGACCACATTGAAACTTGAGGGCACCAAAGTCAGTGATAAAGGACTAATGCATCTCGAAGAGTTGACCAGTCTGACGACATTGGATCTTGGCGGGACCGACATCAGTGATGCAGGACTTGAGCATCTCAAAAGTCTAACCGGTCTGACCGAATTGCACCTTGGGTTGACCAGAGTCACTGATGCGGGGCTTGTGCATCTGAAAGGGCTGAACAACCTTACCGAAATAGAGCTTTACGATATAAAAGTCAGTGATGCAGGACTAATGCATCTAAAAGGGTTGACCAATCTCACCGCATTAGATCTTAGGGAGACGAACATCACTGATGCAGGACTTGTGCATCTGAAAGGGTTGACCAATCTGACCTTATTGTATCTTGCAGACACCAACATCGCTGATGCAGGGCTCGTGCATCTGAAAGAGCTTACTAATCTTGAAACATTGACCCTTGCAGACACAAACATTAGTGATGCAGGGCTTGTGCATCTCAAAAGTCTAACCGGTCTGACCGAATTGTACCTTGGGTTGACCAGAGTCACTGATGCAGGGCTTGTGCATTTGAAAGAGCTGACCAATTTGACCATATTGCATCTTGCAGCCACCAACATCGCTGATGCAGGACTTGTGCATCTTAAAGAGCTGACTAATCTTGAAACATTAAACCTTGTAAACACAGACATTAGTGATGCAGGGCTTGTGCATTTCAAAGGGCTGACTCATTTAATTAACTTATGGTTGTCCGGAACTAAAGTCACTAAAGAGGGTGTGATGAAATTGAAGGCAGCAATACCCAATTGCAGGATTTCGCATTAG
- a CDS encoding thermonuclease family protein translates to MRYFTAMVTMLIFGVVFAAPPKVVGTLTGKVIGVTDGDTIKVLVNNQTVKVRLEGIDAPESSQSFGTKSKQALSKMVFGKTVTVKKTGEDRYGRTLGIIMVGKVDANAKMIEDGWAWHYKKYNDEERLAKLEISARKAKRGLWADANPLPPWEYRARKRRPSNTPATMFWLNTSSNVRHNENCEYFKNTKRGRLCGPNDGKACGRCGG, encoded by the coding sequence ATGCGTTACTTCACAGCCATGGTAACTATGCTCATCTTTGGGGTTGTCTTTGCGGCACCACCAAAGGTTGTTGGCACTCTCACAGGGAAAGTGATTGGAGTCACTGATGGGGACACGATCAAGGTGCTGGTAAACAATCAAACGGTCAAGGTGCGGTTAGAAGGAATTGACGCACCTGAATCGAGCCAGAGCTTTGGAACAAAATCCAAGCAAGCATTGTCAAAGATGGTCTTCGGAAAAACCGTGACGGTCAAAAAGACCGGCGAGGATCGCTATGGTCGCACTCTCGGCATAATCATGGTGGGAAAGGTAGACGCCAATGCCAAGATGATCGAGGACGGTTGGGCTTGGCATTACAAAAAATATAATGATGAGGAACGACTGGCTAAATTAGAGATATCAGCTCGCAAGGCGAAACGTGGTCTCTGGGCTGATGCCAATCCACTGCCTCCGTGGGAGTATCGGGCAAGGAAAAGAAGACCAAGCAACACACCAGCTACAATGTTCTGGTTGAACACATCTTCCAATGTAAGGCATAACGAAAACTGCGAATATTTCAAAAACACCAAACGTGGTCGGTTATGCGGACCGAATGATGGGAAGGCATGTGGGAGATGTGGTGGGTGA
- a CDS encoding AbiJ-related protein yields MAGLSVLIYEIANTLSRVSANDLPRIAESFGLSQGNTDESFKSKAKYIERRIAGWTEDQLVDLAKRVQQTYPDDSLQKQIEDFDPSQPFQLSPIVRQKLFESINNLPPIEGKLTLNEFTNKLWGDLSRRHSNYYFEDLFDSTENDAGKESTTFLDEVERYQLYDMSNQKLAELLEWAVHPLVRTESDQKHFVDAFNTDLKLDGYVLASSELISGFPTYRLSKIRTGFEGKAKNLIFASTGPKPEIVLSDAINNDLKLIKNEEFCLVYDKPFTKEGLLWTQLVNWYAELIEVEVTKAVEKSLYRRLNESLDSPIEILFFRSYFEIFHGKLGDQLPALIPQVYLHYDPYTFSQIHERRLPRQRMDFLILLSSYERVVIELDGKQHYSDGDIASPAKYADMVKADRDLRLLGYEVYRFGGAELSEENGKDVIEEFFTALFKKHNVKLLVSDAREDEKHPDLK; encoded by the coding sequence ATGGCTGGTTTAAGCGTATTAATCTATGAAATTGCAAATACCCTTTCCCGTGTAAGTGCTAACGATCTTCCTCGTATTGCAGAATCATTCGGATTGTCACAAGGTAATACTGATGAATCTTTTAAAAGCAAAGCTAAATATATAGAACGGCGAATTGCTGGATGGACTGAAGATCAATTAGTCGATTTAGCTAAAAGGGTCCAACAAACATATCCTGATGATTCACTACAGAAACAAATTGAAGACTTTGATCCTTCTCAGCCCTTTCAACTGTCACCAATAGTACGCCAAAAACTCTTTGAATCTATCAATAATCTTCCTCCAATAGAGGGCAAACTGACTTTAAATGAATTTACAAACAAGCTCTGGGGAGATCTATCAAGAAGGCACAGCAATTATTATTTCGAAGATCTATTTGACTCAACTGAAAATGATGCAGGCAAAGAGAGCACTACGTTTTTAGATGAAGTTGAACGTTACCAATTATATGACATGTCGAACCAGAAATTAGCAGAGCTTTTAGAATGGGCTGTTCACCCTTTGGTCAGAACTGAATCGGACCAAAAACATTTTGTCGATGCCTTTAACACAGATTTAAAGTTAGATGGCTACGTCCTCGCTTCGTCTGAGTTGATTTCAGGGTTTCCAACATATCGATTGTCTAAAATCAGAACTGGATTTGAAGGAAAAGCAAAAAATCTAATATTTGCCTCAACAGGTCCGAAACCGGAAATTGTTTTGTCAGATGCTATTAATAATGATCTGAAACTAATCAAGAATGAAGAATTTTGTCTAGTTTATGACAAGCCATTTACAAAAGAAGGGCTGCTTTGGACTCAACTGGTTAATTGGTATGCAGAATTGATTGAAGTTGAGGTGACAAAAGCCGTTGAAAAGTCCCTTTATAGGCGACTTAATGAGTCATTAGATTCACCTATTGAGATACTCTTCTTCCGATCATATTTCGAGATATTTCATGGCAAACTAGGTGATCAATTACCTGCATTAATACCACAGGTCTATTTGCATTATGACCCTTATACATTTTCCCAAATTCATGAAAGACGTTTGCCACGCCAGAGAATGGATTTTCTTATTTTACTTTCATCTTATGAAAGAGTTGTAATTGAGCTTGATGGAAAACAGCATTATTCAGATGGTGACATTGCATCTCCAGCTAAATATGCAGACATGGTAAAAGCAGATCGAGATCTAAGACTTCTGGGTTATGAGGTTTATCGCTTCGGAGGTGCTGAATTATCTGAGGAAAACGGCAAAGATGTAATCGAGGAATTTTTTACTGCTCTATTCAAAAAGCATAATGTCAAGCTATTAGTCTCGGACGCAAGAGAAGATGAGAAACATCCTGATTTAAAATAA
- a CDS encoding DUF3883 domain-containing protein yields MTESSKPRQKWSEKEVQLIINDYFAMLFAEIQNWSYDKTEHRNLLIPQLSDRSKGSVEFKHQNISAVLVEQGLPYIDGYKPRGNYQKLLAEGVEEYLNNNPHLMKLFDTSPVLNPTQSKKIDSSNINKIIEAPPEKIISPKPSVKPWLSRKGKRINFAERDAVNRKLGNLGEQFVFELEQHRLKLAGRDDLAQKVVWASKEYGDGLGFDILSFDEATDSERMLEVKSTGLGKYFPFFLTQNELMCSEDIPDQFHLYRVFDFGRSPRIFILNGSLSSLCNLDPVLYRATL; encoded by the coding sequence ATGACCGAATCTTCTAAACCAAGGCAAAAATGGTCTGAAAAAGAGGTCCAGCTCATCATCAATGATTATTTTGCGATGCTCTTTGCAGAGATACAGAATTGGTCATATGACAAAACCGAACATAGAAATCTGCTGATTCCTCAATTATCAGATCGTTCGAAAGGCTCAGTGGAATTCAAACATCAGAACATCAGTGCTGTGCTGGTCGAGCAAGGATTGCCATACATCGATGGATACAAACCACGGGGTAACTATCAGAAGCTTCTGGCAGAGGGCGTTGAAGAGTATCTAAACAATAACCCACACTTGATGAAACTTTTCGATACTTCACCTGTCCTGAATCCAACACAGTCAAAGAAAATAGATTCTTCTAATATCAATAAAATCATAGAAGCCCCACCTGAGAAAATCATTTCCCCCAAACCATCAGTTAAGCCGTGGCTTTCTCGGAAGGGTAAGAGAATCAATTTTGCAGAACGTGATGCAGTGAATCGCAAACTTGGAAACCTTGGGGAACAGTTTGTTTTCGAATTGGAACAGCACCGACTGAAACTGGCTGGAAGAGATGATCTGGCTCAGAAAGTTGTATGGGCATCTAAAGAATATGGTGATGGACTAGGCTTCGATATTCTTTCATTTGATGAAGCGACAGACTCTGAAAGAATGCTGGAAGTGAAATCTACTGGTCTTGGTAAATACTTTCCATTCTTCTTAACTCAGAATGAACTTATGTGTTCAGAAGACATTCCAGATCAATTCCATCTTTATCGGGTGTTTGATTTTGGTAGATCCCCACGAATCTTCATCCTGAATGGATCACTCAGCAGTCTTTGCAATCTTGATCCTGTTTTGTATCGAGCCACCTTGTAA
- a CDS encoding DUF6998 domain-containing protein, whose product MASEQTGDFNTSRSSNVAKDIQDIYALVDHLESLFPGRHFTPDGHMVGSIGEVLAEEQYDLELYEASEPLHDAISKCGREVQIKATQSSRIALRGDRAPEHPIVLSLNADGRTAEVFNGPANLHGRMLELFNETDRNQLA is encoded by the coding sequence ATGGCCAGTGAACAGACGGGAGATTTCAATACATCACGATCTTCAAATGTCGCCAAGGACATTCAGGACATATATGCTCTTGTCGACCATCTTGAATCACTCTTTCCGGGTCGACACTTTACTCCAGATGGTCATATGGTTGGGAGCATTGGCGAAGTTTTAGCAGAAGAACAATATGATCTTGAACTTTATGAAGCAAGTGAGCCCTTACATGATGCAATTTCCAAATGCGGAAGAGAAGTTCAGATTAAGGCGACACAATCAAGCAGAATTGCTCTTAGAGGAGATCGAGCCCCCGAGCATCCAATTGTACTTTCTTTGAATGCAGACGGGAGAACAGCCGAAGTATTCAATGGCCCGGCCAACTTGCATGGGAGAATGCTGGAGCTGTTCAACGAAACGGACAGAAACCAATTAGCCTAA
- a CDS encoding AAA domain-containing protein, translating into MYTFKSMDFYNIDTNCGLNMDADLRDDSEIAESNDLPNFQPVRFSSELGLSTVDASILDDASYAVRQEFKKEGELRRLHCKEISVLSEQGRGTVYAIHLDVSLESDWTWEGAFAFRPQSLVDNEDSPDSYHQNIAHENDAIWAGEIVEVDEQNNCLFITLEDSEHPPHAGAFFVRPFEFMSVLDAVYNEPGFEEVRKELPSRLEATKGNIHPQIAESGSEGLSHLKNWWKHSWSILWGPPGTGKTFITGLQIASILDDQTERILVVSTTNRATDAVALSIGNAIKERESSYLENGEILRIGKGASAHTFKESNLEEMLEGTESELLSKVEKLTQELKSTESSDDKAFARKQISELRSKTNDQSKLIFCDPDVRVVISTAFKAMSFLNDSTIRKMIENDAAPFTTIFIDEAGLISRAAVAALSLLAAKRVVLVGDSKQLAPISRISRILTTRQQTWLASSGLSHLDEIEETPPAVHVLSEQRRMHPDVCKIVSNYQYDGFLKTAKETNDRRSTLPNFISDYSRAIWYVLDKEDSDLVSIRAKRGPGNNSWMRSITPDILLKLFSDASVRQSKGLFISPFKAQAQSISKLLSQLNLPNWEASTVHSQQGTEADIVIFDTVNASSYSWPYEEWKRLVNVALSRAREAAIVLASRSEMEEPYLKSLSAALTPSILVQQGGTVCWQKVDLKAVNTQLTNHVSSAQIEQGADSTLGGQISRRQSMKPILSEEQQRLANLKLDGKPRLVRGVAGSGKSIVLCNWLAKTVKRMSDTKDFHVWAVYANRSLHKLLRESVESAWRSLSAGELFDRSDFPWESVSLLHVRDVLKEILPIASLTMNRFEFDYDRAAEEFLNCYDKSEMLPCCSALFIDEAQDMGPSTLKLLLSLVEQTDSEDPNSRSAHIFYDNAQNIYGRKTPKWTEFGLDMRGRSTIMRESFRSTTPITELAVNILDRLTPKDKRQDQQELIDMGLMERTQNGSKEWLKIKYNQIGGPNPIFHSFDDRQTELDAIFRHLKHLITVEQISPCDICLIYNSKYVVQILESKLGPLLSEIEVELSVQTNRAFERRPNTLVVTTSHSYKGYESEVVLIPCVDQYVTGDGEILANNLYVAMTRARSLLAIYGVQSNHDPSKILMNTIEECVKVQSG; encoded by the coding sequence ATGTACACATTTAAATCCATGGATTTTTACAACATAGATACCAATTGTGGGCTAAACATGGATGCGGACCTAAGAGACGATTCAGAAATCGCTGAATCAAATGATCTCCCCAATTTTCAACCTGTCAGATTCAGTTCAGAACTGGGATTATCGACAGTAGATGCATCGATTCTGGATGACGCCAGTTATGCTGTCAGACAGGAGTTCAAAAAAGAAGGAGAGTTGCGTAGACTCCATTGCAAAGAGATCAGCGTCCTGTCCGAGCAGGGGCGAGGAACTGTTTACGCTATTCACTTGGATGTTTCGCTTGAGTCCGACTGGACGTGGGAGGGGGCCTTTGCATTTCGACCCCAATCACTCGTTGACAATGAAGATTCTCCTGATTCCTATCATCAGAATATCGCTCACGAAAACGATGCTATCTGGGCTGGCGAAATAGTAGAAGTCGATGAGCAGAATAACTGCCTATTCATTACACTGGAAGATTCAGAGCATCCTCCACACGCAGGAGCTTTCTTTGTTCGGCCTTTCGAATTCATGTCAGTTCTCGATGCAGTCTATAACGAACCGGGATTTGAAGAAGTCAGGAAAGAACTACCTTCGAGATTAGAGGCAACTAAAGGTAATATTCATCCCCAGATTGCAGAATCAGGTTCAGAAGGGCTTTCACATTTAAAAAACTGGTGGAAGCACTCTTGGAGTATTTTGTGGGGGCCACCGGGAACGGGTAAGACTTTCATCACTGGATTGCAAATTGCATCAATATTAGATGATCAAACAGAACGTATTCTTGTTGTTTCAACCACCAATCGAGCAACTGACGCTGTCGCCCTCTCGATTGGGAATGCAATAAAAGAACGAGAATCATCATATTTGGAAAATGGTGAGATACTTCGAATTGGCAAAGGGGCCTCGGCTCATACTTTCAAAGAATCCAATCTGGAAGAGATGCTTGAAGGCACTGAGTCAGAATTGCTTTCAAAAGTTGAAAAGCTAACACAGGAACTGAAATCTACTGAATCATCAGATGATAAAGCATTTGCCAGAAAGCAAATATCAGAACTGAGGTCGAAAACAAACGATCAGAGCAAGCTCATATTTTGCGATCCAGATGTGAGAGTTGTCATTTCAACAGCTTTCAAAGCGATGAGTTTTCTGAACGATTCCACTATCAGGAAAATGATTGAAAATGATGCAGCACCATTCACAACAATCTTCATTGATGAAGCAGGCTTGATATCACGAGCAGCGGTCGCTGCATTGTCATTGCTCGCTGCTAAACGTGTTGTACTGGTTGGTGATTCAAAACAATTAGCCCCGATCAGTCGTATTTCCAGAATTCTGACAACCCGGCAACAGACATGGTTGGCCAGCAGTGGTCTAAGTCATCTGGACGAAATAGAAGAAACACCACCAGCAGTCCATGTACTGTCAGAACAGAGAAGGATGCACCCAGACGTTTGTAAAATCGTTTCGAATTACCAATATGATGGGTTTCTGAAAACAGCTAAGGAAACTAATGACAGGAGATCAACTCTACCAAACTTTATTTCAGATTACTCCAGAGCAATCTGGTACGTTCTTGATAAAGAAGATTCGGATCTTGTGTCGATTCGTGCAAAGAGGGGGCCGGGAAACAACAGTTGGATGAGATCCATTACACCTGATATCCTACTAAAACTGTTTTCAGACGCTTCTGTCAGGCAATCGAAAGGATTGTTTATTTCTCCATTCAAGGCACAGGCTCAATCCATTTCGAAGCTGTTATCACAATTGAATCTTCCTAACTGGGAAGCGTCAACAGTTCACAGTCAGCAGGGGACAGAGGCTGACATCGTCATTTTCGATACCGTAAATGCCAGTAGTTACAGTTGGCCATACGAAGAATGGAAACGGCTGGTGAATGTGGCGTTGAGCCGAGCACGAGAAGCTGCCATTGTTCTGGCCAGTAGGAGTGAGATGGAAGAGCCCTATCTGAAATCTCTTTCTGCGGCATTGACTCCAAGCATACTGGTCCAGCAGGGTGGCACAGTTTGCTGGCAAAAAGTCGATCTCAAAGCGGTTAATACTCAACTTACCAATCATGTTTCATCAGCACAAATAGAGCAGGGGGCGGATAGTACGCTTGGGGGGCAGATCTCCAGACGCCAGTCAATGAAACCAATTCTTTCCGAAGAGCAACAGAGACTCGCAAACTTAAAACTGGATGGGAAACCTCGTCTTGTACGTGGAGTGGCCGGAAGTGGAAAATCAATTGTCCTTTGTAACTGGCTGGCCAAAACTGTTAAACGGATGAGCGACACGAAGGATTTCCATGTATGGGCAGTCTACGCAAATCGATCTTTGCATAAACTATTGCGAGAATCAGTCGAGTCAGCGTGGAGATCTCTATCAGCAGGCGAGCTATTTGATCGAAGTGACTTTCCATGGGAATCGGTTTCTCTTTTGCATGTGAGAGATGTTCTCAAGGAAATTCTCCCTATTGCTTCATTGACCATGAATCGATTCGAGTTCGATTATGACCGAGCAGCGGAAGAATTTCTGAATTGCTATGACAAATCAGAGATGCTCCCATGCTGTTCTGCCTTATTCATCGATGAGGCACAGGATATGGGGCCATCTACGTTGAAGCTGTTGCTTTCTCTGGTCGAACAAACTGATTCAGAAGACCCCAACAGTCGTTCCGCACACATCTTCTACGACAATGCCCAGAACATTTACGGTCGCAAAACACCTAAATGGACAGAATTCGGTTTGGATATGCGTGGTCGTTCTACAATAATGCGTGAGAGTTTCCGTTCGACCACGCCAATTACAGAACTCGCTGTCAACATTCTTGATCGACTCACTCCGAAGGATAAAAGACAAGATCAGCAGGAGTTGATCGATATGGGTTTGATGGAACGAACTCAGAATGGATCAAAAGAATGGTTGAAAATCAAATACAACCAGATAGGCGGGCCCAATCCAATTTTTCATTCATTTGATGATCGACAGACTGAACTGGACGCTATTTTCAGGCATTTAAAGCATTTGATTACAGTCGAGCAGATCTCACCATGTGATATCTGCCTGATCTACAATTCTAAATATGTCGTCCAAATTCTTGAATCCAAGTTAGGACCACTGTTGTCTGAGATTGAAGTGGAATTATCAGTTCAGACGAATCGGGCATTTGAAAGGCGACCGAATACGCTGGTAGTGACAACTTCGCATTCTTACAAAGGGTATGAGTCAGAAGTCGTATTGATTCCATGTGTGGATCAATATGTGACTGGAGATGGAGAAATTCTTGCCAACAACTTATATGTGGCGATGACTCGTGCCAGATCACTGTTGGCGATTTATGGAGTGCAATCAAACCATGATCCATCAAAGATCTTAATGAATACGATTGAGGAATGTGTTAAGGTTCAATCAGGCTAA